A genomic stretch from Candidatus Hydrogenisulfobacillus filiaventi includes:
- a CDS encoding protein of unknown function (Evidence 5 : Unknown function), translating to MEPEDRESSLRRIRDLEAGHAYAEAAAGWEGLLARFPQDAALHLEAAGFFEARAQPPRAAALYRRALDLGLEGNDRRDALVGLGNALTLAGELGPAVDILRRAGRDYPGDPVVTAFLALALLAAGSGSEAVSLLGVALVRESPHPGIRRYSRTLRDRFRALPSGGEVS from the coding sequence ATGGAGCCGGAGGATCGCGAAAGCAGCCTGCGGCGGATCCGCGACCTGGAAGCGGGTCACGCCTATGCGGAAGCGGCGGCCGGCTGGGAAGGCCTGCTGGCCCGGTTTCCCCAGGACGCGGCCCTGCACCTGGAGGCGGCCGGCTTCTTTGAGGCCCGTGCGCAGCCGCCGCGGGCAGCAGCCCTCTACCGCCGGGCCCTGGACCTGGGCCTGGAGGGCAACGACCGTCGGGATGCGCTGGTGGGCCTGGGCAATGCCCTCACCCTGGCCGGCGAGCTGGGACCGGCGGTGGACATCCTGCGCCGGGCCGGGCGGGACTACCCGGGTGACCCGGTGGTCACCGCCTTTCTGGCCCTGGCCCTCTTGGCGGCCGGATCCGGGTCGGAGGCGGTCAGCCTGTTGGGGGTGGCGCTGGTGCGGGAGTCGCCTCATCCCGGCATCCGCCGTTACAGCCGGACCCTGCGTGACCGTTTCCGGGCCCTCCCTAGCGGTGGGGAGGTTTCCTGA
- the nth gene encoding Endonuclease III (modular protein), translating to MPTETPSNITAVLAVWERLYPNPRSALNWRTPFELLVATVLSAQCTDVRVNLITPRLFARYPDAAALAAAPVADVEALIRDCGLYHAKARHLVAAAARLVEAYGGQVPPRFEDLVTLPGVGRKTANVVLANAFGQDTLAVDTHVFRVSHRLGWSEARTPEATEEDLRRVLPRVYWSRAHHWMIRHGREICHARRPLCDRCPVAAWCPSAPTAARETAAATPAGGAGAAVALVSDLWFAERLRTLAGQAGTHLRCTDNVATFSAWLTAGGVPAALVDVTRLSPEITALLGTVPRVAGFGPHVAREAMDRARAAGITDLWAYSALERQGRRWLEALAQG from the coding sequence TTGCCAACGGAGACGCCGTCTAACATCACAGCCGTGCTGGCGGTATGGGAGCGGCTCTATCCCAACCCGCGCAGTGCCCTCAACTGGCGGACCCCCTTCGAACTGCTGGTGGCGACAGTGCTGTCGGCCCAGTGCACGGACGTGCGGGTCAACCTGATAACCCCCCGCTTGTTTGCCCGCTATCCGGACGCGGCCGCCCTGGCCGCGGCCCCGGTGGCGGACGTGGAGGCGCTGATCCGGGACTGCGGCCTGTACCACGCCAAGGCCCGTCATCTGGTCGCTGCGGCGGCCCGCCTGGTGGAGGCCTACGGGGGGCAGGTGCCGCCCCGGTTTGAGGACCTGGTGACGCTCCCCGGGGTGGGCCGCAAGACCGCCAACGTGGTGCTGGCCAACGCCTTCGGCCAGGATACCCTGGCGGTGGACACCCATGTCTTCCGGGTGTCCCACCGCCTCGGCTGGTCGGAGGCACGGACCCCGGAAGCCACCGAGGAGGACCTGCGGCGTGTCCTGCCGCGGGTCTACTGGTCCCGGGCCCATCACTGGATGATCCGGCACGGCCGCGAGATTTGCCATGCCCGCCGGCCCCTCTGCGATCGCTGCCCGGTTGCCGCCTGGTGCCCCTCCGCCCCGACCGCAGCGCGGGAGACGGCGGCCGCCACTCCGGCCGGCGGAGCCGGGGCGGCGGTGGCCCTAGTCAGTGACCTGTGGTTTGCGGAGCGGCTCCGGACCCTGGCCGGGCAGGCGGGTACGCACCTGCGCTGTACCGATAATGTGGCCACCTTTTCAGCCTGGCTGACCGCCGGCGGGGTTCCGGCCGCGCTGGTGGATGTCACCCGCTTGAGCCCTGAGATCACGGCCCTGCTGGGGACGGTCCCGCGGGTGGCGGGATTCGGCCCCCATGTGGCCCGGGAGGCCATGGACCGGGCCCGGGCCGCCGGTATTACCGACCTCTGGGCCTATTCGGCCCTGGAACGCCAGGGACGCCGCTGGCTCGAGGCCCTGGCGCAGGGCTAA
- a CDS encoding Peptidase M24: MAAGRWERVTAALAPGQALVLVPGPAWRYVAGWSPLPDERPAFLWLSGEGRAAALPALAREAAEAAWPGMTVFSYADGASPAPAVQAAWEAVGRPQRVALDEGCGWLQLRLLEDALPGGFEAGPASAVLGPLRLVKDAAELAALQQAQTINDAAMAAAFAQLAPDRTERELAALIREAYRAGGADGEAFILVAAGAHSALPHHEPEDTPLGSGPVLLDIGCWKDGYASDMTRMAYLAPVGEVPADFRAVAEAVEAALVAGLARLRPGLLAGEADAAVRAVISGRGYGPYFTHRTGHGIGVQVHEPPSLAPGELLPLPAGTVFSVEPGIYLPGRFGVRLEEVVVLEDAGPRLLSRLSRSLHVVAV; encoded by the coding sequence GTGGCCGCCGGCAGATGGGAGCGGGTGACGGCAGCCCTGGCACCCGGGCAGGCCCTGGTACTGGTGCCGGGTCCCGCTTGGCGCTATGTCGCCGGTTGGAGCCCCCTGCCCGATGAGCGCCCGGCCTTCCTCTGGCTGAGCGGGGAAGGGCGGGCGGCGGCGCTGCCGGCCCTGGCCCGGGAGGCGGCGGAGGCCGCTTGGCCGGGGATGACCGTCTTTTCCTACGCCGATGGCGCCAGTCCGGCCCCGGCCGTCCAGGCTGCTTGGGAAGCCGTGGGCCGGCCGCAACGGGTGGCGCTGGATGAGGGTTGCGGCTGGCTGCAGCTGCGGCTGCTGGAAGACGCCTTGCCGGGGGGATTCGAAGCCGGTCCGGCCTCGGCAGTCCTCGGCCCCTTGCGGCTGGTGAAGGATGCGGCGGAACTGGCTGCCCTGCAACAGGCACAGACCATTAACGATGCGGCCATGGCCGCAGCCTTCGCGCAGCTGGCGCCGGACCGCACCGAACGGGAGCTGGCCGCCCTCATCCGCGAGGCCTACCGGGCCGGAGGGGCGGACGGGGAGGCGTTCATCCTGGTGGCGGCGGGCGCCCACAGTGCCCTGCCGCACCATGAGCCGGAGGATACCCCGTTGGGGTCGGGACCGGTGCTGCTGGACATCGGCTGCTGGAAGGACGGGTATGCCTCCGACATGACCCGTATGGCCTACCTGGCGCCGGTCGGTGAGGTTCCGGCGGACTTCCGGGCGGTGGCGGAGGCGGTGGAGGCGGCGCTGGTGGCGGGGCTCGCGCGGCTTCGGCCCGGCCTCCTGGCCGGGGAGGCGGACGCGGCAGTGCGCGCTGTTATCAGCGGCCGGGGCTACGGCCCGTATTTCACCCATCGGACCGGGCACGGCATCGGGGTGCAGGTGCATGAACCCCCCTCCCTGGCGCCCGGGGAACTTCTACCCCTGCCGGCTGGCACGGTCTTCAGCGTGGAGCCCGGCATCTACCTCCCCGGCCGCTTCGGGGTGCGCCTGGAGGAGGTGGTAGTGCTGGAGGACGCCGGGCCCCGTCTCCTGTCCCGCCTCAGCCGTTCCCTGCACGTGGTTGCGGTGTGA
- a CDS encoding G:T/U mismatch-specific uracil/thymine DNA-glycosylase, whose protein sequence is MEETMAAGGAVPDILGPGLAVLFVGYNPGRYSGAGGHHFAGPGNLFWALLYESGLTGQRLSPERDHELLLWHLGVTNLVARVTPGSADLTVAELAAGADRLRSLLRRWRPRAVAFLGKDLYRAYAGWSASRPVEWGLQPVPAAPGVGAWVLPNPSRRSTVPYGLRLHLFRRLAEVVAAPAAESPSPAGL, encoded by the coding sequence ATGGAGGAGACCATGGCGGCGGGCGGGGCGGTACCGGACATCCTGGGCCCCGGCCTGGCGGTGCTGTTCGTAGGGTACAATCCCGGGCGCTATTCGGGCGCAGGGGGTCACCACTTCGCCGGTCCCGGCAACCTCTTCTGGGCCCTCCTGTATGAGAGCGGTCTCACCGGGCAGCGGTTAAGCCCGGAACGGGATCACGAGCTGCTGCTGTGGCACCTGGGGGTGACCAATCTGGTGGCGCGGGTTACGCCCGGCAGTGCGGACCTCACGGTGGCCGAGCTGGCGGCGGGGGCCGATCGCCTGCGGTCCTTGCTCCGCCGCTGGCGGCCGCGGGCGGTGGCCTTCCTGGGCAAGGACCTCTATCGCGCCTATGCCGGTTGGTCCGCCTCCCGGCCGGTGGAATGGGGGCTTCAGCCCGTGCCGGCGGCACCGGGCGTGGGGGCCTGGGTGCTGCCCAACCCCAGCCGGCGTTCCACGGTGCCTTACGGCCTGCGGCTGCATCTGTTCCGCCGCCTAGCGGAGGTGGTGGCGGCGCCGGCGGCTGAGAGCCCCTCCCCGGCGGGGCTATAA
- the bcp gene encoding peroxiredoxin with versatile activity (Evidence 2a : Function from experimental evidences in other organisms; PubMedId : 10644761, 11349039, 12950915, 21910476, 26723255; Product type e : enzyme) → MPSETRTGRSELPPLEDPTLPRPVGVGDEAPDFTLPGTTGTVHLADLRGQVVVLYFYPRDNTPGCTTEACDFRDALADFTRVKALVLGVSPDSLASHAKFTAKHQLPFPLLSDPDAEVARLYGVWKEKNSCGKKTWGIERSTFVIGPEGVIRAAWRKVKVPGHVRAVAEAVERIANGDAV, encoded by the coding sequence ATGCCGAGCGAGACCCGTACCGGGCGGAGCGAGCTGCCGCCGTTGGAGGATCCCACCCTGCCGCGTCCGGTAGGGGTCGGGGATGAAGCACCCGATTTCACCCTGCCGGGGACCACCGGCACCGTACACCTGGCCGACCTGCGGGGGCAGGTGGTGGTGCTGTACTTCTATCCCCGGGACAACACGCCCGGCTGTACCACCGAAGCCTGTGACTTCCGGGATGCCCTGGCCGACTTCACCCGGGTCAAGGCCCTGGTGTTGGGGGTGAGCCCGGACTCGCTGGCCAGCCACGCCAAGTTCACGGCTAAACATCAGCTCCCCTTCCCGCTGCTGTCCGACCCCGATGCGGAGGTGGCCCGCCTGTACGGGGTGTGGAAGGAGAAGAACTCCTGCGGCAAAAAGACCTGGGGCATTGAACGCTCTACCTTTGTCATTGGACCGGAGGGTGTCATCCGCGCCGCCTGGCGCAAGGTGAAGGTGCCCGGTCACGTGCGGGCGGTGGCGGAGGCGGTGGAGCGGATTGCCAACGGAGACGCCGTCTAA
- a CDS encoding Pyr_redox_2 domain-containing protein, whose product MVEQGCWDVLVAGGGPAGITAAIWAQRLGRSVLLAEAEATLGGQLRAIERPLLDVPGFAGQEATAYLEALVAHLRAQDIPWRTGWRLATVEADGPCLVADFGPAGRIRAQRVAVATGLRVRRLGVPGEDELPPVSVSRLVAGPAGRALVVGGGDRALEASLRLDRAGWQVTLVHRRAGFRARPDLVRALADSRVQVYRPAVVAAFRVRPGREVETVLAPADGPERMVAADVVLVRVGMEPALPQLAVPPGDPRLQLVGDVALPSHLWAVVIAQGSAAAAVKEWARTWPPPGGSDAPPLA is encoded by the coding sequence ATGGTGGAGCAGGGCTGCTGGGACGTACTGGTGGCCGGGGGAGGGCCGGCCGGAATCACTGCGGCTATTTGGGCGCAGCGCCTGGGCCGGAGCGTGCTGCTGGCGGAGGCGGAGGCTACGTTGGGCGGCCAGCTGCGCGCCATTGAGCGTCCGCTGCTAGACGTGCCCGGCTTTGCCGGGCAGGAAGCGACCGCCTACCTCGAGGCGCTGGTGGCGCACCTGCGGGCTCAGGATATCCCCTGGCGCACGGGCTGGCGCCTGGCTACGGTGGAGGCCGACGGCCCGTGTCTGGTGGCTGATTTCGGGCCGGCAGGGCGGATACGGGCGCAGCGGGTGGCGGTGGCCACCGGCTTGCGGGTACGGCGTCTCGGGGTGCCGGGGGAGGATGAATTGCCGCCGGTATCGGTCAGCCGGCTGGTAGCCGGGCCCGCAGGACGGGCGCTGGTGGTCGGCGGCGGGGACCGGGCCCTGGAGGCGTCCCTGCGCCTGGACCGGGCTGGCTGGCAGGTGACGCTGGTGCACCGGCGCGCCGGTTTCCGCGCCCGGCCCGACCTCGTGCGCGCCCTGGCGGACAGCCGGGTGCAGGTCTACCGGCCGGCGGTGGTGGCGGCCTTCCGGGTCCGGCCCGGCCGCGAGGTGGAGACGGTCCTGGCGCCGGCCGACGGGCCGGAACGGATGGTGGCGGCTGATGTGGTGCTGGTGCGGGTAGGGATGGAGCCGGCCCTGCCCCAGCTGGCGGTCCCGCCCGGGGATCCCCGCTTGCAGCTGGTCGGGGATGTGGCCTTGCCGTCCCATCTATGGGCGGTGGTGATCGCGCAAGGGTCGGCGGCGGCGGCCGTCAAGGAGTGGGCCCGGACCTGGCCCCCGCCCGGGGGGTCTGACGCGCCGCCTCTGGCATAG
- a CDS encoding protein of unknown function (Evidence 5 : Unknown function), translating to MVFQPLVALPDGRVVGYEALVRPQAGGRPLPPAVWFHRATAAGMATAADLRCLEALCRTLDAGPAWDGGWLFANVQALTLREAPDQAVALAACLQARTGGRLVLEVGEHMPEPLPTEFWAGLPGVIWALDDFGNGDSDLLRWLALRPAWVKVDRLVLWRALEDAFGQDGLRHLAAWADAHGVRLVAEGVESAEMAALVARLGIGYGQGFWWGRPQAGWQGRG from the coding sequence ATGGTCTTTCAACCCCTGGTAGCACTGCCCGACGGGAGGGTGGTCGGATACGAGGCCCTGGTGCGGCCGCAGGCCGGGGGCCGGCCCCTGCCGCCCGCGGTCTGGTTCCACCGCGCGACTGCCGCCGGCATGGCGACGGCGGCCGACCTCCGCTGTCTCGAGGCGTTGTGCCGTACGCTGGATGCGGGTCCTGCCTGGGATGGCGGATGGCTGTTCGCCAACGTCCAGGCTCTCACCCTGCGGGAAGCCCCCGACCAGGCGGTGGCGCTGGCCGCCTGCCTTCAGGCGCGGACGGGCGGCCGCCTAGTGCTGGAAGTGGGCGAGCATATGCCGGAACCGCTGCCGACCGAGTTCTGGGCCGGCTTGCCGGGCGTGATCTGGGCCCTCGACGACTTCGGGAACGGGGACAGTGACCTGTTGCGGTGGCTGGCGCTGCGTCCCGCCTGGGTCAAGGTGGACCGGCTGGTGCTGTGGCGGGCGCTGGAGGACGCCTTCGGGCAGGATGGCCTTCGCCACCTCGCGGCCTGGGCGGACGCCCACGGCGTACGGCTGGTGGCGGAAGGGGTGGAAAGCGCGGAGATGGCGGCCTTGGTGGCCCGGTTAGGGATCGGCTACGGGCAGGGCTTCTGGTGGGGTCGCCCGCAGGCCGGCTGGCAAGGCCGGGGTTGA
- a CDS encoding putative Methylated-DNA--[protein]-cysteine S-methyltransferase (Evidence 3 : Putative function from multiple computational evidences; Product type e : enzyme), translating into MMPLREGTGPWQVVPLPTAWGLFQARLDARGRLGALYFPGEAPPAGPGTRYGPAPPALAEGLRHYLNGDGPLPTWELAPGGSVFERQVWAALLTVPYGSWISYGELAVRAGRPGAARAVGGAMARNPVPLFIACHRVLGSRGELTGYGPGLDLKARLLALEGIRPRRKPAAGRKRCPPPPGATREAGAPAGDGQMRLGPRTLRSASRYRRLAASPQRIRKPPHR; encoded by the coding sequence ATGATGCCGCTGAGGGAGGGCACCGGCCCCTGGCAGGTGGTTCCTCTGCCGACCGCCTGGGGCCTCTTCCAGGCCCGGCTGGACGCCCGCGGACGCCTGGGCGCGCTCTATTTCCCCGGCGAAGCTCCGCCCGCCGGCCCCGGGACGCGCTACGGGCCCGCCCCGCCCGCCCTGGCGGAAGGGCTCCGCCATTATCTGAACGGGGATGGCCCCCTGCCGACCTGGGAGCTCGCTCCCGGTGGCAGCGTCTTCGAGCGGCAGGTGTGGGCGGCGTTGCTGACTGTGCCTTACGGCAGTTGGATTTCCTATGGCGAGCTGGCGGTACGAGCCGGCCGTCCCGGCGCTGCCCGGGCGGTCGGCGGGGCTATGGCCCGCAATCCCGTTCCCCTCTTCATTGCCTGCCACCGGGTCCTGGGAAGTCGGGGCGAACTCACCGGTTACGGACCCGGCCTCGACCTGAAGGCCCGCCTGCTGGCGCTGGAGGGAATCCGGCCCCGCAGGAAACCGGCTGCGGGCCGAAAGCGCTGCCCCCCACCGCCCGGCGCGACCCGGGAAGCAGGAGCGCCGGCGGGAGACGGGCAGATGAGGCTGGGCCCGCGCACCCTCCGCTCCGCTTCACGGTACCGCCGGCTGGCGGCCAGCCCCCAGCGGATCAGGAAACCTCCCCACCGCTAG
- a CDS encoding putative Diguanylate cyclase (Evidence 3 : Putative function from multiple computational evidences; Product type e : enzyme) encodes MAGSVLLVHGLVLAAVLVATFEFGIFARGQRWLPNWLACLAGMAAPPVGLALLAVWGREPVPAGVWPVLVVAQSFWLPRPCYAGSALLAAGLAAALTPGARPAVAAMVAAVAVAGAWPGVRHRALLLAGVVLAAWAAAAAGGWPAAGGRLPVRAALPVEALAGLAVAGYILSHEQRLALLREAETAAEADALTGARTRRGLERWLAQWAEPPPGVVVAADLDDFKTVNDTYGHVVGDEILREFAARLRGALREGDAVVRPGGDEFTCWCPGVSPAAAPELVARLHETAVGTPFATRAGPLRLGCPWAGQPALWGRWSRKRRMGPFWRPSGRVRGGWWGRWPPRAPGCRRGWRPPQGRSGRPGWFRRPCWTRLAAWWSPTWPGTGGGNIGSRETTPGCRRRPGPPVPRYRSGSADRWWAAGGTGPRPPGGPGGQTRQARGPTRRY; translated from the coding sequence ATGGCCGGAAGCGTGCTGCTGGTGCACGGGCTGGTCCTGGCGGCCGTTCTGGTGGCGACCTTTGAGTTCGGTATCTTTGCCCGCGGACAGCGCTGGCTGCCGAACTGGCTGGCGTGCCTGGCGGGGATGGCGGCCCCGCCCGTGGGCTTGGCGCTGCTGGCGGTGTGGGGCCGCGAACCGGTGCCGGCGGGGGTGTGGCCGGTCCTGGTGGTGGCCCAAAGCTTCTGGCTGCCGCGGCCCTGTTACGCCGGTTCTGCCTTGCTGGCGGCGGGGCTGGCCGCTGCGCTCACCCCGGGGGCGCGGCCGGCGGTGGCCGCGATGGTGGCGGCGGTAGCGGTGGCTGGGGCCTGGCCCGGGGTGCGCCACCGTGCCCTGCTGCTGGCGGGGGTGGTCCTGGCCGCCTGGGCGGCGGCGGCCGCCGGCGGCTGGCCGGCTGCGGGCGGGAGGCTGCCGGTGCGGGCTGCCCTGCCGGTGGAAGCGCTGGCCGGGCTGGCGGTGGCCGGCTACATCCTCAGCCATGAACAGCGGCTGGCGCTGCTGCGTGAGGCGGAGACGGCAGCGGAGGCTGATGCCTTGACCGGGGCGCGCACCCGGCGGGGCCTGGAGCGCTGGCTGGCGCAGTGGGCGGAACCGCCGCCCGGGGTAGTGGTGGCTGCCGACCTGGATGACTTCAAGACGGTCAACGACACCTACGGGCATGTGGTGGGGGACGAGATCCTGCGGGAGTTTGCCGCCCGCCTGCGCGGTGCGTTGCGGGAGGGCGACGCCGTGGTGCGGCCCGGCGGGGATGAGTTCACCTGCTGGTGTCCGGGGGTGTCGCCCGCCGCTGCGCCGGAGCTGGTGGCCCGTCTGCATGAGACCGCGGTGGGAACCCCGTTTGCTACCCGGGCCGGTCCCTTGCGGCTGGGGTGTCCATGGGCTGGGCAGCCGGCCCTTTGGGGGCGGTGGTCGCGGAAGAGGCGGATGGGGCCCTTTTGGCGGCCAAGCGGGCGGGTAAGGGGCGGGTGGTGGGGCAGATGGCCGCCGCGGGCTCCGGGCTGCCGGCGTGGATGGCGGCCGCCGCAGGGGCGCTCTGGGAGGCCTGGCTGGTTCCGTCGGCCCTGCTGGACGCGGCTGGCAGCGTGGTGGTCGCCAACCTGGCCTGGCACCGGTGGCGGGAACATTGGGAGCCGGGAAACAACGCCGGGCTGCCGCCGGCGGCCCGGGCCGCCGGTGCCGAGGTACCGGTCCGGGTCGGCGGACAGGTGGTGGGCAGCTGGTGGTACTGGCCCACGCCCCCCCGGCGGGCCGGGGGGGCAGACCCGGCAGGCCCGCGGCCCGACGAGGCGGTACTGA
- a CDS encoding protein of unknown function (Evidence 5 : Unknown function), with amino-acid sequence MAPVAAAARVRIYRIRARYQGRRLPWRVMEVRGDMSVAAFDRYLRTVFLYERPGRRSAFLREEAALYTLDPAGPEPAATVADLFRDPPDRLAWVFDLEHPEHHRLMLTAVHLPERTRTYPAVVRQNAPEYRTCACGVTPATWFCDTCGREQGMLVPLCDDCRRRDHAGHEVSRIVY; translated from the coding sequence ATGGCACCGGTGGCAGCGGCGGCGCGGGTCCGCATCTACCGCATCCGGGCCCGCTATCAGGGGCGGCGTCTGCCCTGGCGGGTGATGGAGGTGCGGGGCGACATGAGCGTAGCCGCCTTTGACCGCTATCTGCGGACGGTGTTCCTCTATGAGCGGCCCGGCCGGCGGAGCGCCTTCCTCCGGGAGGAGGCGGCCCTGTATACCCTTGATCCCGCCGGGCCGGAACCGGCGGCCACGGTCGCCGATCTGTTCCGGGATCCGCCCGACCGCCTGGCCTGGGTTTTCGACCTCGAACACCCCGAGCACCATCGACTTATGCTGACCGCTGTCCACCTGCCCGAGCGGACCCGCACCTATCCGGCGGTGGTGCGCCAGAACGCCCCCGAATACCGCACCTGTGCCTGCGGGGTAACCCCGGCCACCTGGTTCTGCGATACCTGCGGCCGCGAGCAGGGCATGCTGGTACCGCTGTGTGATGACTGCCGCCGGCGGGACCATGCCGGCCATGAGGTGTCCCGGATCGTCTATTAG
- a CDS encoding protein of unknown function (Evidence 5 : Unknown function), which yields MLMAAAAFAGLTGGQHVNPGQGLMAGLAVPYRFGIGCTLQWGHLVSAVRGKRSRAPA from the coding sequence ATGCTGATGGCAGCGGCGGCATTCGCGGGCCTGACCGGTGGCCAGCACGTCAACCCGGGTCAGGGGCTCATGGCAGGTTTGGCAGTACCCTACCGGTTCGGCATCGGCTGTACGCTTCAATGGGGTCACCTCGTTTCGGCTGTGAGGGGAAAGCGGAGCCGGGCGCCAGCATGA